Proteins encoded by one window of Streptococcus suis S735:
- the purH gene encoding bifunctional phosphoribosylaminoimidazolecarboxamide formyltransferase/IMP cyclohydrolase, translated as MTKRALISVSDKNGIVEFAQELTKLGWEIISTGGTKVALDNAGVATIAIDDVTGFPEMMDGRVKTLHPNIHGGLLARRDVDSHLQAAKDHEIGLIDLVVVNLYPFKETILRPDVTYDLAVENIDIGGPSMLRSAAKNHASVTVVVDPADYPTVLGEIAEQGQTTYPTRQRLAAKVFRHTAAYDALIADYFTKQVGEDKPEKLTITYDLNQPMRYGENPQQNADFYQNALPTDYSIAAAKQLNGKELSFNNIRDADAAIRIIRDFKDRPTVVALKHMNPCGIGQAETIEKAWDYAYEADPVSIFGGIVVLNREVDAATAEKMHPIFLEIIIAPSYSAEALAILTNKKKNLRILELAFDAQDASEVEKEFTGVVGGLLVQDQDVVVESPADWQVVTERQPSEQEWAAMEFAWKSSKYVKSNGIIITNDKMTLGVGPGQTNRVASVRIAIEQAKDRLEGAVLASDAFFPFADNVEEIAAAGIKAIIQPGGSVRDQDSIDMANKYGLTMVFTGVRHFRH; from the coding sequence ATGACAAAACGCGCACTAATTAGCGTATCAGATAAAAATGGTATTGTAGAATTTGCCCAAGAATTGACCAAGCTTGGCTGGGAAATCATTTCGACAGGAGGCACAAAGGTTGCTCTTGATAATGCTGGTGTAGCGACTATCGCTATTGACGATGTGACTGGTTTTCCTGAGATGATGGACGGCCGTGTTAAGACCCTGCACCCCAATATCCACGGGGGTTTGCTGGCTCGTCGGGATGTGGATAGCCACTTGCAAGCAGCCAAGGACCATGAAATTGGCCTGATTGACTTGGTAGTGGTCAACCTTTATCCTTTCAAAGAGACCATCTTGCGTCCGGACGTGACCTACGACTTGGCGGTGGAGAACATCGACATTGGCGGTCCGTCCATGTTGCGTTCTGCGGCTAAAAACCATGCCAGCGTGACCGTTGTGGTAGATCCGGCAGATTATCCGACGGTTTTAGGGGAAATAGCAGAGCAGGGTCAGACGACCTACCCAACGCGTCAGCGATTGGCTGCCAAGGTTTTCCGTCATACCGCAGCCTACGATGCTCTTATTGCAGACTACTTTACCAAGCAAGTAGGCGAAGACAAGCCTGAAAAATTAACCATTACTTATGACCTCAATCAGCCTATGCGTTACGGTGAAAATCCGCAGCAAAATGCGGATTTCTACCAAAATGCCCTGCCAACAGACTATTCTATTGCAGCAGCTAAACAGTTAAATGGTAAGGAATTGTCCTTCAACAACATTCGTGATGCGGATGCGGCTATCCGTATTATCCGTGATTTCAAGGACCGTCCAACTGTTGTGGCACTCAAACATATGAACCCTTGTGGTATCGGGCAGGCAGAAACTATCGAGAAGGCTTGGGATTATGCTTATGAGGCTGACCCAGTATCGATTTTCGGAGGCATTGTCGTGCTGAACAGAGAAGTGGATGCTGCGACGGCTGAAAAGATGCACCCAATTTTCTTAGAAATCATCATCGCACCGAGCTACTCGGCAGAAGCGTTAGCTATTTTGACCAATAAAAAGAAAAATCTTCGGATTTTAGAATTGGCTTTTGACGCACAGGATGCAAGCGAAGTGGAAAAAGAGTTCACAGGTGTTGTAGGTGGGCTCTTGGTGCAGGATCAGGACGTGGTGGTGGAAAGCCCAGCGGACTGGCAGGTGGTTACCGAGCGTCAACCGTCCGAGCAAGAGTGGGCGGCCATGGAGTTCGCCTGGAAGTCTTCCAAGTATGTCAAGTCCAACGGCATCATCATCACCAATGACAAGATGACCTTGGGCGTGGGACCGGGGCAAACCAACCGTGTAGCGTCCGTCCGTATCGCTATCGAACAAGCCAAGGATCGTTTAGAGGGAGCCGTTTTGGCGTCGGATGCCTTCTTCCCATTTGCTGATAACGTGGAAGAAATTGCTGCCGCAGGTATCAAGGCTATCATCCAGCCAGGTGGCTCTGTTCGCGACCAAGACTCCATTGACATGGCTAACAAGTACGGCTTGACCATGGTCTTTACAGGAGTCAGACATTTTAGACATTGA
- the purD gene encoding phosphoribosylamine--glycine ligase, translating to MKLLVVGSGGREHAIAKKLLESEQVEQVFVAPGNDGMTLDGIELVNIGISEHSAIINFAKENDVAWTFVGPDDALAAGIVDDFEQAGLKAFGPSRLAAELEWSKDFAKQIMVKYGIPTAAFGTFSNFEEAKAYIEEQGAPIVVKADGLALGKGVVVAETVEQAVEAAREMLLDNKFGDSGARVVIEEFLAGEEFSLFALVNGDQFYILPTAQDHKRAFDGDQGPNTGGMGAYAPVPHLPQSVVDTAVDTIVKPILEGMIAEGRSYLGVLYAGLILTDQGPKVIEFNARFGDPETQIILPRLTSDFAQNIDDILHKRPTQLTWLDSGVTLGVVVASNGYPLDYEKGVELPAKTEGDITTYYAGARFAENSRALLSNGGRVYMLVTTADTVQDAQEKIYSELKNQDTTGLFYRTDIGSKAVK from the coding sequence ATGAAACTTTTGGTTGTCGGGTCTGGTGGTCGTGAACATGCTATCGCAAAGAAATTGTTAGAGTCTGAGCAGGTAGAGCAGGTCTTTGTTGCTCCTGGAAATGACGGAATGACTTTAGATGGTATCGAGTTAGTCAATATCGGGATCTCCGAACATTCTGCTATAATCAACTTTGCTAAGGAAAATGACGTTGCTTGGACTTTTGTGGGTCCAGACGATGCTCTGGCAGCAGGAATCGTTGATGATTTTGAACAGGCGGGACTTAAAGCTTTTGGCCCTAGTCGTCTAGCCGCGGAGCTAGAGTGGTCAAAAGACTTTGCCAAACAAATCATGGTCAAATACGGCATTCCAACAGCAGCCTTTGGCACATTTTCCAACTTCGAAGAAGCCAAAGCCTACATCGAAGAGCAGGGTGCACCAATCGTGGTCAAGGCGGACGGCTTGGCACTGGGCAAGGGCGTGGTCGTGGCGGAAACCGTCGAGCAGGCGGTCGAAGCGGCACGGGAGATGCTCTTGGACAACAAGTTCGGCGACTCGGGTGCCCGCGTGGTCATCGAGGAGTTCTTGGCGGGTGAGGAGTTTTCCCTCTTTGCTCTGGTCAATGGCGACCAATTTTACATTCTGCCGACAGCCCAGGACCACAAGCGTGCCTTTGACGGCGACCAAGGTCCCAACACAGGTGGTATGGGGGCTTACGCTCCTGTTCCCCACCTGCCTCAAAGCGTGGTGGACACAGCGGTTGACACCATTGTCAAGCCGATTCTTGAGGGCATGATTGCGGAAGGCCGGTCTTATCTGGGCGTGCTCTATGCTGGCTTGATTCTGACCGACCAAGGTCCCAAGGTCATCGAGTTCAACGCCCGTTTTGGCGACCCAGAAACCCAGATTATCCTGCCTCGCCTGACCTCTGACTTTGCTCAGAACATCGACGACATCCTCCACAAACGCCCGACACAGCTGACTTGGCTGGATAGTGGCGTGACGCTGGGTGTTGTCGTGGCATCAAACGGCTACCCTCTGGACTACGAAAAAGGCGTAGAGTTGCCAGCAAAGACCGAGGGCGACATCACGACCTACTATGCAGGGGCTCGTTTTGCGGAAAATAGCAGAGCACTGCTTTCAAACGGCGGTCGGGTTTATATGCTAGTCACCACAGCAGACACCGTCCAAGACGCCCAAGAAAAAATTTACTCGGAGCTGAAAAATCAAGATACCACAGGCCTCTTTTATCGGACAGATATTGGAAGTAAGGCAGTAAAATAA
- the purK gene encoding 5-(carboxyamino)imidazole ribonucleotide synthase, with translation MTSSKTIGIIGGGQLGQMMAISAIYMGHKVITLDPAADCPASKVSEVIVAPYHDVAALKQLAERCDVLTYEFENVDADGLDAVIKDGQLPQGTDLLRISQNRIFEKDFLAKKAGVQVAPYKVVTSSLDLEGLDLSKNYVLKTATGGYDGHGQKVIREEADLVEASQLANSAECVLEEFVNFDLEISVLVSGNGSDYTVFPVQENIHRNNILYKTIVPARIFDELAEKAKTMALQIADKLHLVGTLCVEMFVAGQEILVNEIAPRPHNSGHYSIEACDFSQFDTHIRGILGEPLPPIRLLSPAVMINVLGQDMETVQTFLQENPTAHPHFYGKLEAKHNRKMGHVTVLGEDAESVEEFEN, from the coding sequence ATGACCTCATCTAAGACAATCGGAATTATCGGCGGCGGTCAGCTGGGTCAGATGATGGCTATTTCCGCTATTTACATGGGCCACAAGGTGATCACGCTGGATCCTGCGGCGGACTGCCCAGCCTCCAAGGTCAGCGAGGTCATCGTCGCTCCCTATCACGATGTGGCGGCCCTCAAACAGCTGGCGGAGCGGTGCGATGTCCTGACCTATGAGTTTGAAAATGTTGATGCCGACGGACTGGACGCGGTCATCAAGGACGGCCAGCTCCCTCAAGGGACTGACCTCCTCCGTATTTCCCAAAACCGCATTTTTGAGAAGGATTTTTTGGCAAAAAAAGCTGGCGTGCAAGTCGCCCCCTACAAAGTCGTCACATCTAGCCTAGACCTAGAAGGACTGGACCTCAGCAAAAACTATGTCTTAAAGACAGCCACTGGGGGCTATGACGGACATGGCCAGAAGGTCATTCGAGAAGAGGCGGACTTGGTAGAAGCTAGTCAGTTAGCTAACTCTGCCGAGTGTGTTTTGGAAGAGTTTGTGAATTTCGACCTGGAAATCTCCGTCCTTGTATCTGGCAATGGCTCCGACTACACCGTCTTTCCTGTGCAGGAAAATATCCACCGCAATAATATCCTTTACAAAACCATCGTGCCTGCCCGTATTTTTGACGAACTTGCTGAAAAAGCCAAAACCATGGCCCTGCAAATCGCCGACAAGCTCCATTTAGTAGGCACCCTCTGTGTTGAAATGTTTGTGGCAGGGCAAGAAATTCTTGTGAATGAAATCGCTCCTCGCCCGCACAATTCAGGACATTATTCGATTGAAGCCTGTGATTTTTCACAGTTTGACACCCATATACGAGGCATTTTAGGGGAGCCCCTGCCCCCTATCCGCCTGCTTTCACCAGCAGTTATGATTAACGTTTTGGGACAAGACATGGAAACAGTCCAAACCTTTCTTCAAGAAAACCCTACCGCCCATCCCCACTTTTATGGTAAACTAGAAGCGAAGCACAATCGCAAAATGGGACACGTGACGGTGTTGGGGGAAGATGCGGAAAGTGTGGAGGAGTTTGAAAATTAA
- the purN gene encoding phosphoribosylglycinamide formyltransferase — MKRIAVFASGNGSNFQVIAEQFEVAFVFSDRRNAYVLERAEKLGVPTFAFELKEFADKQAYEEAIIQLLDQHQIDLVVLAGYMKIVGPTLLAQYEGRIINIHPAYLPEFPGAHGIEDAWNAGVAESGVTVHWVDSGIDTGQIIKQVRVPRLADDILETFEARIHEAEYQLYPAVLEELGAVKK, encoded by the coding sequence ATGAAACGAATAGCAGTGTTTGCATCAGGCAACGGCTCCAATTTCCAAGTCATCGCAGAACAGTTTGAAGTAGCTTTTGTCTTTTCAGACCGCAGAAATGCCTATGTCTTGGAACGAGCTGAAAAACTAGGTGTACCAACCTTTGCTTTTGAACTAAAAGAGTTTGCGGATAAGCAGGCCTACGAAGAAGCCATTATCCAACTATTAGACCAGCACCAGATTGACTTGGTGGTCTTGGCAGGTTATATGAAGATTGTGGGACCAACCCTGTTGGCTCAATATGAAGGTCGTATCATCAATATCCACCCGGCTTATTTGCCTGAATTTCCAGGAGCCCATGGGATTGAAGACGCTTGGAATGCAGGTGTGGCAGAAAGTGGTGTGACAGTTCACTGGGTTGACAGCGGTATTGACACAGGACAAATTATCAAACAAGTCCGAGTGCCCAGGCTGGCTGATGATATCCTAGAAACCTTTGAAGCTAGAATACATGAAGCAGAGTACCAACTCTATCCAGCAGTTTTGGAGGAGTTAGGGGCAGTGAAAAAATAA
- the purF gene encoding amidophosphoribosyltransferase, which yields MTYEVKSLNEECGVFGIWGHPQAAQVTYFGLHSLQHRGQEGAGILANDGGQLCRHRGTGLIAEVFKNPADLEALTGTAAIGHVRYATSGSASINNIQPFLFDFADMQVGLAHNGNLTNAVSLKAELEKNGSIFSSSSDTEILMHLIRRSHNPDFMGKIKEALNTVKGGFAYLILLEDKLVAALDPNGFRPLSIGKMKNGAWVVASETCAFEVVGADWVRDVEPGEIVVIDDSGIQYDSYTRDTQLAVCSMEYVYFARPDSVIHGVNVHTARKNMGRRLAQEFKHEADIVVGVPNSSLSAAMGFAEESGLPNEMGLIKNQYTQRTFIQPTQELREQGVRMKLSAVSSVVKGKRVVMIDDSIVRGTTSRRIVQLLRDAGAKEVHVAIGSPELKYPCFYGIDIQTRRELISANHTVEEVCEIIGADSLTYLSLEGMIEAIGIETDAPKGGLCVAYFDGEFPTPLYDYEEEYLRSLEEKTSFYIENVK from the coding sequence ATGACATACGAAGTTAAATCACTCAATGAAGAATGTGGAGTTTTCGGCATTTGGGGACATCCGCAGGCTGCTCAGGTGACCTATTTTGGTCTGCATAGCTTGCAGCACCGTGGACAAGAAGGAGCAGGGATTTTAGCCAATGATGGCGGACAATTGTGTCGCCATCGCGGAACAGGCCTGATTGCAGAAGTCTTCAAAAATCCAGCAGATTTAGAAGCCTTGACAGGAACGGCTGCTATTGGTCATGTCCGCTATGCAACTTCTGGCTCTGCTTCTATCAATAATATCCAGCCCTTCCTATTTGATTTTGCAGATATGCAGGTGGGTTTGGCACATAATGGGAATTTGACCAACGCGGTCAGTTTGAAGGCTGAACTTGAAAAAAATGGTTCCATTTTCTCTTCTTCTTCTGACACTGAGATTCTCATGCACTTGATTCGCCGCAGTCACAATCCAGACTTTATGGGAAAAATCAAGGAAGCCCTCAATACTGTTAAAGGTGGCTTTGCTTACCTGATCTTGTTAGAAGATAAATTGGTTGCTGCCTTGGACCCTAATGGTTTCCGTCCACTTTCAATAGGCAAAATGAAAAATGGTGCCTGGGTAGTTGCCAGCGAAACTTGTGCTTTTGAAGTAGTGGGGGCTGACTGGGTGCGAGATGTGGAGCCTGGTGAAATTGTCGTCATTGATGATTCAGGAATTCAATATGATAGCTATACAAGAGATACGCAACTGGCTGTTTGCTCTATGGAGTATGTCTATTTTGCTCGCCCAGATTCGGTAATTCACGGGGTCAATGTCCACACGGCTCGTAAAAACATGGGTCGTCGTTTGGCACAGGAGTTCAAACATGAAGCGGATATCGTGGTTGGTGTGCCAAACTCCTCCCTATCTGCGGCTATGGGATTTGCAGAGGAATCTGGTTTGCCAAATGAAATGGGGCTGATTAAAAACCAATATACCCAGCGGACCTTTATTCAACCAACCCAGGAATTGCGGGAGCAGGGTGTGCGCATGAAGTTGTCAGCTGTTTCAAGTGTTGTCAAAGGCAAGCGCGTGGTCATGATTGACGACTCTATTGTTCGCGGTACAACTAGCCGCCGCATTGTCCAGCTTCTTCGTGATGCAGGTGCAAAAGAAGTCCATGTGGCTATTGGCAGCCCAGAACTCAAGTACCCGTGTTTCTATGGTATTGATATTCAGACCCGTCGGGAGCTGATTTCAGCCAACCATACCGTTGAGGAAGTCTGTGAGATTATTGGGGCAGATAGTCTGACCTACCTTTCTCTTGAAGGGATGATAGAGGCCATTGGTATCGAAACCGATGCGCCAAAAGGCGGGCTCTGTGTAGCCTACTTTGACGGAGAATTTCCAACGCCTCTCTATGACTATGAGGAAGAATACCTTCGTAGCCTAGAAGAGAAAACGAGTTTCTACATTGAAAATGTCAAGTAA
- a CDS encoding Msa family membrane protein, translated as MIFILLLSLFYICLTVASSQLLLSLSVPVLLLLTYLLPPIVNSICMGLQKDKSWKAWSAGIFPTMSMIFYAAFAYITSSNGQWEQFAQLHTVSDDVMSVELAGELLVPSQMLFVAVLYYGTAIATYFIQQAGRKKEKGATYA; from the coding sequence ATGATATTTATTCTATTATTGAGTCTATTTTATATTTGTTTAACAGTTGCTAGTTCGCAACTATTGCTAAGTCTCTCTGTTCCTGTTTTATTGTTGTTGACTTATTTGCTACCGCCCATCGTCAATTCAATCTGTATGGGATTACAAAAAGATAAGTCTTGGAAAGCGTGGTCAGCAGGCATTTTCCCAACAATGTCAATGATATTTTATGCCGCTTTTGCCTACATTACGAGTAGCAATGGTCAGTGGGAGCAGTTTGCTCAACTGCATACAGTTTCAGATGATGTCATGAGTGTCGAGCTGGCAGGAGAATTGTTAGTTCCATCACAAATGCTATTTGTTGCCGTACTATATTATGGTACAGCTATTGCCACTTATTTTATTCAGCAGGCAGGTCGTAAGAAAGAAAAAGGAGCTACTTATGCTTAA
- the purM gene encoding phosphoribosylformylglycinamidine cyclo-ligase, producing MTNKNAYAQSGVDVEAGYEVVERIKKHVARTERLGVMGALGGFGGMFDLTKLDVKEPVLVSGTDGVGTKLMLAIQYDKHDTIGQDCVAMCVNDIIAAGAEPLYFLDYIATGKNEPAKLEQVVAGVAEGCVQAGCGLIGGETAEMPGMYGEDDYDLAGFAVGIAEKSQIIDGSKVQEGDILLGLASSGIHSNGYSLVRRVFADVSGDALLPELNGRALKDVLLEPTRIYVQQVLPLVKAGLVNGIAHITGGGFIENVPRMFADNLAAEIEEDKIPVLPIFTALETYGQIKHEEMFEIFNMGIGMVLAVSPGKVEKVRELVGEEVYEIGRIITKEDKSVVIK from the coding sequence ATGACAAATAAAAATGCCTACGCCCAATCGGGCGTTGACGTCGAAGCGGGATATGAAGTTGTCGAACGCATCAAGAAGCACGTAGCTCGGACAGAACGCTTGGGTGTTATGGGAGCCCTCGGTGGTTTTGGCGGGATGTTTGATCTAACCAAACTGGATGTCAAAGAGCCAGTCTTGGTATCTGGGACAGACGGTGTGGGCACCAAGCTCATGCTGGCTATCCAGTACGACAAACACGACACCATTGGTCAAGATTGCGTGGCTATGTGTGTCAACGACATTATCGCAGCAGGTGCAGAGCCGCTTTACTTCCTTGACTACATTGCGACTGGAAAAAATGAGCCAGCCAAGCTAGAGCAGGTAGTAGCAGGTGTGGCTGAAGGCTGTGTCCAAGCTGGTTGCGGATTGATTGGCGGTGAAACGGCTGAAATGCCTGGTATGTACGGCGAGGATGACTATGACCTGGCTGGCTTTGCCGTCGGCATTGCGGAGAAATCCCAGATTATCGATGGCAGTAAGGTCCAGGAGGGCGACATTCTCCTCGGCCTAGCTTCCAGCGGCATCCACTCCAACGGCTATTCCCTTGTCCGACGCGTTTTTGCAGATGTTTCTGGGGACGCTCTGTTGCCAGAGCTCAATGGCAGAGCTCTTAAGGATGTCCTATTAGAGCCGACACGTATCTATGTCCAGCAGGTGTTGCCTCTGGTAAAAGCAGGTCTGGTCAACGGCATTGCCCATATCACAGGCGGTGGCTTCATCGAAAATGTTCCTCGTATGTTTGCTGACAACCTTGCAGCTGAAATTGAAGAAGATAAGATTCCAGTCCTCCCAATCTTTACAGCCCTTGAAACATACGGCCAAATCAAACACGAAGAAATGTTTGAAATCTTCAATATGGGTATCGGAATGGTCCTGGCTGTCAGTCCAGGGAAGGTGGAGAAAGTCCGTGAATTGGTAGGCGAAGAAGTCTATGAAATCGGCCGCATTATCACTAAGGAAGACAAGAGTGTGGTCATCAAATGA
- the purB gene encoding adenylosuccinate lyase → MIERYSRPEMAAIWSEENKYEAWLEVEILADEAWAELGEIPKEDVALIREKATFDIDRILEIEEETRHDVVAFTRAVSESLGEERKWVHYGLTSTDVVDTAYGYLYKQANDIIRRDLENFTTIIADKAREHKYTIMMGRTHGVHAEPTTFGLKLATWYSEMKRNMERFDVAAKGVEAGKISGAVGNFANIPPFVEEYVCGKLGIRPQEISTQVLPRDLHAEYFSALALIATSIERMATEIRGLQKSEQREVEEYFAKGQKGSSAMPHKRNPIGSENMTGLARVVRGHLVTAFENVALWHERDISHSSAERIITPDTTILINYMLNRFGNIVKNLTVFPENMKRNMESTFGLIYSQRVMLSLIEKGMTREEAYDLVQPKTAQSWDNQVDFKPLLEADERVTAKLSQEEIDELFNPDYYAKRVDDIFERLGL, encoded by the coding sequence ATGATTGAACGTTATTCCCGCCCAGAGATGGCGGCTATTTGGAGTGAAGAGAACAAGTACGAGGCTTGGTTGGAGGTGGAAATCCTCGCTGATGAGGCTTGGGCTGAGTTGGGTGAGATTCCCAAGGAAGATGTGGCCTTGATTCGTGAGAAGGCGACTTTTGACATCGACCGTATTTTAGAGATTGAAGAGGAAACTCGTCACGATGTGGTGGCTTTCACGCGTGCGGTTTCGGAAAGTCTTGGTGAGGAACGTAAGTGGGTCCACTATGGTCTGACTTCGACCGACGTGGTGGATACGGCTTACGGCTACCTATACAAGCAGGCCAACGACATCATCCGTCGTGACCTTGAAAACTTTACCACTATCATCGCCGACAAGGCTCGTGAGCACAAGTACACGATTATGATGGGCCGGACCCACGGTGTCCATGCGGAGCCAACGACCTTCGGTCTTAAATTAGCAACTTGGTATAGCGAAATGAAACGCAACATGGAGCGTTTTGATGTGGCGGCCAAGGGCGTTGAGGCTGGTAAAATTTCAGGTGCGGTTGGAAACTTTGCCAATATTCCTCCATTTGTGGAAGAATATGTTTGTGGCAAATTGGGTATTCGTCCGCAGGAAATTTCGACCCAGGTTCTTCCTCGTGACCTTCACGCAGAATATTTCTCAGCCCTAGCCTTGATTGCAACGTCTATCGAGCGTATGGCGACAGAGATCCGTGGGCTACAAAAATCTGAACAACGTGAAGTCGAAGAGTATTTCGCCAAAGGCCAAAAGGGTAGCTCTGCTATGCCCCATAAACGCAACCCTATCGGCTCTGAAAATATGACCGGTCTGGCTCGTGTGGTGCGTGGTCACTTGGTGACGGCTTTTGAGAATGTGGCTCTCTGGCACGAACGCGATATTTCCCACTCGTCAGCGGAGCGGATTATCACGCCGGATACGACCATTCTCATCAACTATATGCTCAACCGTTTTGGCAATATCGTTAAGAACTTGACGGTCTTCCCTGAAAATATGAAACGCAATATGGAGTCAACCTTTGGCTTGATTTACAGTCAGCGTGTCATGCTCAGCTTGATTGAGAAAGGCATGACACGTGAGGAAGCCTATGATTTGGTGCAACCAAAAACGGCGCAATCATGGGACAATCAAGTGGACTTCAAGCCCCTTCTCGAAGCGGATGAGCGTGTGACTGCCAAACTCAGTCAGGAAGAAATCGATGAACTCTTCAACCCCGACTACTATGCTAAGCGGGTGGATGACATCTTTGAACGACTTGGATTATAA
- a CDS encoding CPBP family intramembrane glutamic endopeptidase, whose protein sequence is MVVRYMRPVALSLALIVLASISYLLATSLVLFSSSQFLQLAYLFSIMVGMPIGFILLPSMITKRYQLCQELSEVKFSWKSFVLLAIAIFLVNFWFIQSDEYVNQFIIATCEEFLFRYLIYRILKSEYPTWLAMLVTSLLFGVLLHMNYSLLDNLIIRTPLGLLFSVLATRFGLQYAIGGHWIYNLLVSRFPF, encoded by the coding sequence ATGGTAGTGCGCTATATGAGGCCAGTTGCTTTATCGCTTGCTTTGATTGTTTTAGCCTCCATTAGTTATCTTTTGGCAACATCTTTGGTTTTGTTTAGCTCTAGTCAATTTCTACAGCTAGCCTACCTATTTTCTATTATGGTTGGAATGCCAATAGGGTTTATTCTACTTCCATCTATGATAACCAAGCGTTATCAGCTTTGTCAGGAGCTATCGGAAGTGAAGTTCAGTTGGAAAAGCTTTGTTTTGCTGGCTATTGCAATTTTCTTGGTCAATTTCTGGTTTATTCAGAGTGATGAGTATGTGAATCAATTTATTATTGCGACTTGTGAAGAATTCTTGTTCCGTTATCTTATCTATCGTATTCTAAAAAGTGAATATCCTACTTGGCTAGCTATGTTGGTCACTTCTCTCTTGTTTGGAGTTTTGTTGCATATGAATTATTCCTTGCTGGATAATCTAATCATCCGAACTCCACTAGGTTTATTGTTTTCTGTGTTAGCTACTCGTTTTGGCTTGCAGTATGCTATCGGAGGACATTGGATCTACAATCTGTTGGTTTCGAGATTTCCATTTTAA
- the purE gene encoding 5-(carboxyamino)imidazole ribonucleotide mutase, with protein MNIPISIIMGSSSDWKTMKKAADMLDKFGVAYEKKVVSAHRTPDLMFRHAEEARGHGFKVIIAGAGGAAHLPGMVAAKTTLPVIGVPVQSRALSGVDSLYSIVQMPGGVPVATMAIGEAGATNAALTALRILSIEDQTIAAQLADFAKEQEKIAEAMTDDLI; from the coding sequence ATGAACATTCCAATTTCCATCATCATGGGTTCTAGTTCCGACTGGAAAACCATGAAAAAAGCAGCCGATATGCTGGACAAATTTGGCGTAGCCTATGAAAAGAAAGTGGTCTCTGCCCACCGCACCCCAGACCTCATGTTCCGTCACGCCGAAGAAGCGCGTGGTCATGGCTTCAAGGTCATTATCGCAGGAGCGGGCGGTGCGGCTCATTTGCCAGGTATGGTAGCAGCCAAGACAACCCTACCTGTCATCGGTGTTCCTGTCCAATCCCGTGCCCTCAGCGGTGTGGATTCGCTCTATTCTATTGTGCAGATGCCGGGCGGCGTGCCTGTTGCGACTATGGCGATCGGCGAAGCAGGTGCCACCAACGCAGCCCTGACAGCTCTTCGCATTCTCTCCATTGAAGATCAAACCATTGCGGCTCAGCTGGCAGATTTTGCCAAGGAACAGGAAAAAATTGCGGAGGCGATGACAGATGACCTCATCTAA
- a CDS encoding ABC transporter ATP-binding protein: protein MLKINHLSKQFAGNEFYSLKDVSLEINKGEIVGLIGKNGAGKSTLMKLMAKSLKPSSGTITYKGTDIFSQDNLLADFGIMIDPVFYPEMTVMDNLKFYLDLHGKKDLYPNIEKTLKLVELWDARNRKPKGFSFGMKQRTALAIALVAEPDFLILDEPFVGLDPIGVQKLIDILKQWSSERQISMLISSHQLGELEALCSRYVYIESGELADAFEGKSHPSVLVQLDTTKNLDSVKDLLNDHVVLEGEVLEISTATPTSELNQIFGVLTRQELIVKLEVKENHLKEIFTKG, encoded by the coding sequence ATGCTTAAAATCAATCATTTATCAAAACAGTTTGCAGGAAATGAATTTTACTCACTAAAAGATGTGAGTTTGGAGATCAATAAGGGCGAGATTGTTGGTCTGATTGGAAAAAACGGTGCTGGAAAATCCACGCTTATGAAACTCATGGCCAAGTCCCTAAAACCAAGTTCGGGAACCATTACTTATAAGGGTACGGATATTTTTAGCCAGGATAATTTGTTAGCAGACTTTGGGATTATGATTGATCCAGTATTCTATCCAGAAATGACTGTTATGGACAATCTCAAGTTTTATTTGGACCTGCATGGGAAAAAAGACCTCTATCCAAATATTGAGAAGACTTTGAAATTGGTAGAGTTATGGGATGCTCGCAATCGGAAACCCAAGGGATTCTCGTTCGGTATGAAACAACGGACAGCTTTGGCGATTGCCTTGGTTGCGGAGCCAGATTTCCTGATCTTAGATGAGCCTTTTGTGGGCTTGGACCCGATTGGTGTTCAAAAATTGATTGATATCTTGAAGCAGTGGTCCAGTGAGCGACAAATTTCCATGCTGATTTCGAGTCACCAACTAGGTGAGCTGGAGGCCTTGTGCAGCCGCTATGTCTATATCGAATCGGGAGAATTGGCAGATGCTTTTGAAGGCAAATCTCATCCAAGTGTGCTCGTGCAGTTGGACACGACTAAAAACTTAGATTCTGTGAAGGACTTGCTCAATGACCATGTGGTGCTAGAGGGGGAAGTGTTAGAGATTTCCACTGCCACACCTACAAGTGAGCTAAATCAGATTTTTGGTGTGTTGACTCGTCAAGAATTGATTGTGAAACTAGAAGTGAAAGAGAATCACTTGAAAGAAATCTTTACGAAAGGGTAG